In Novipirellula galeiformis, one DNA window encodes the following:
- the cysK gene encoding cysteine synthase A, with the protein MSRGKTYSDASKAIGDTPMIQINRLVPAGGATVFAKCEFFQPLNSVKDRIGVAMIEAGERDGKINKNTHIIEPTSGNTGIALAFVCAAKGYKLTLTMPESMSVERRALLRAMGATLVLTPAAEGMKGAINRAGELVNEGENCYMPQQFENPANPAIHEATTGPEIWEDSGQNIDAIIAGVGTGGTITGAARFLKKQNPNFQAIAVEPTHSAVISGGDPGKHRIQGIGAGFIPKNLDMSVIDDVVKVDDEDAFEWGRRLAKEEGIVAGISSGANMWAAAQVAARPEMKGKRIVTIMCSLGERYLSTPLFGDLGM; encoded by the coding sequence ATGTCCCGCGGAAAAACATATTCGGACGCTTCCAAAGCCATTGGCGACACCCCGATGATCCAGATCAATCGCCTGGTTCCTGCGGGCGGGGCGACGGTGTTCGCCAAATGCGAATTCTTTCAACCGCTCAATAGCGTGAAAGACCGCATCGGCGTTGCCATGATCGAAGCGGGTGAACGCGACGGCAAGATCAACAAGAACACGCACATCATCGAACCGACCAGCGGGAACACGGGAATTGCACTCGCGTTTGTCTGTGCAGCCAAAGGCTACAAGCTAACCCTGACGATGCCCGAATCGATGTCGGTCGAACGCCGCGCCCTACTCCGCGCAATGGGGGCAACGCTCGTCTTGACGCCTGCGGCCGAAGGCATGAAGGGGGCGATCAACCGAGCCGGCGAATTGGTCAACGAAGGCGAAAACTGCTACATGCCTCAGCAATTCGAAAACCCCGCTAATCCCGCGATCCACGAAGCGACGACGGGACCGGAGATCTGGGAGGACAGTGGCCAAAACATCGACGCGATCATCGCCGGCGTCGGAACCGGCGGAACCATCACCGGCGCAGCCCGCTTCCTGAAAAAACAAAACCCCAACTTCCAAGCGATCGCGGTCGAACCGACCCACTCCGCCGTGATCAGCGGTGGCGATCCCGGGAAGCATCGAATCCAAGGAATCGGCGCCGGCTTCATCCCCAAAAACCTTGACATGTCGGTGATCGACGATGTTGTCAAAGTCGACGACGAAGATGCGTTTGAATGGGGCCGCCGACTAGCCAAAGAAGAAGGCATCGTGGCCGGGATCAGCAGCGGAGCGAACATGTGGGCAGCCGCCCAAGTCGCCGCCCGACCCGAGATGAAGGGCAAGCGAATCGTCACGATCATGTGCAGCCTTGGCGAGCGTTATTTGAGCACACCGCTGTTTGGTGATCTGGGCATGTAG